In a genomic window of Neisseria flavescens:
- a CDS encoding virulence RhuM family protein, which translates to MSDLIIYNTDDGKANVALLVMENEAWLTQNQLAELFDTSVPNITTHIKNILKDKELDENSVIKDYLITAQDGKEYQVKHYSLDMILAVGFRVRSPRGVQFRRWANTQLRNYLEKGFLVDKERLKNPQGRLDYFDELLEQIREIRASEMRFYQKVRELFSLSSDYDKTDKNTQMFFAETQNKLIYAITKQTAAELICKRADATLPNMGLTTWKGTIVRKGDIVIAKNYLSNDELDSLNRLVMIFLESAELRVKNNQDLTLSFWRNNVDNLIEFNGFPVLQGNGKRTQKQMEAFTYEQYALFDQARKQEKQRQADNEDLKILENCQKEIKQLKDKR; encoded by the coding sequence ATGAGTGATTTAATTATTTATAACACTGATGACGGCAAAGCCAATGTTGCGTTATTAGTGATGGAAAACGAAGCGTGGCTTACACAAAATCAGTTGGCAGAACTTTTTGACACCTCTGTACCAAATATAACCACTCATATAAAAAACATATTAAAAGACAAAGAGTTAGATGAAAATTCAGTTATTAAGGATTATTTAATAACTGCCCAAGACGGCAAAGAATATCAAGTGAAACATTACTCGCTTGACATGATTTTAGCCGTAGGATTTAGAGTTCGCAGTCCGCGCGGCGTACAATTTCGACGTTGGGCGAATACACAACTTCGCAATTATTTAGAAAAAGGTTTTTTAGTTGATAAAGAACGATTAAAAAATCCTCAAGGTCGTTTAGATTATTTTGATGAATTACTGGAACAAATCCGTGAGATTCGTGCCAGTGAAATGCGTTTTTATCAAAAAGTGCGAGAATTATTTAGTCTATCAAGCGATTACGATAAAACAGATAAAAATACCCAAATGTTTTTCGCTGAGACGCAAAATAAATTGATTTACGCCATCACCAAACAAACCGCAGCCGAATTAATTTGCAAACGTGCCGACGCTACCTTACCCAATATGGGCTTAACCACATGGAAAGGCACAATTGTACGCAAAGGCGATATTGTGATTGCTAAAAATTATTTATCAAATGATGAGTTAGATTCCCTGAACCGATTAGTCATGATTTTCTTAGAAAGCGCAGAGTTGCGGGTTAAAAATAATCAAGATTTAACTTTGTCATTCTGGCGAAACAACGTAGATAATTTGATCGAATTTAACGGATTTCCCGTTTTACAAGGCAATGGCAAGCGAACCCAAAAACAAATGGAAGCCTTTACCTATGAACAATACGCATTATTTGACCAAGCACGAAAACAAGAAAAACAACGCCAAGCAGATAACGAAGATTTAAAAATATTAGAAAATTGTCAAAAAGAAATCAAACAGTTAAAAGATAAACGGTAG
- a CDS encoding type I restriction-modification system subunit M, giving the protein MDHSVHNKLVSFIWSIADDCLRDVYVRGKYRDVILPMFVLRRLDTLLEPSKEAVLEEVRFQKEELAFTELDDLPLKKITGHVFYNTSKWTLKSLYQTASNTPQYMLANFEEYLDGFSANVQEIINCFKLREQIRHMSHKNVLLSVLEKFVSPYINLTPKEQQDPDGNKLPALSNLGMGYVFEELIRKFNEENNEEAGEHFTPREVIELMTHLVFDPLKNQIPAAITIYDPACGSGGMLTESQNFIEQKYPLPESQVERSIFLFGKEINDETYAICKSDMMIKGDNPENIKVGSTLATDSFQGEHFDFMLSNPPYGKNWSNDQAYIKDGKEVIDSRFKVSLPDYWGNEETLNATPSASDGQLLFLMEMVSKMKSPNDNKIGSRVASVHNGSSLFTGDAGSGESNIRRHIIENDLLEAIVQLPNKLFYNTDITTYIWLLSNNKPEARKGKVQLIDASLLFRKLRKKLGEKNCEFAPEHIAEITQNYLDFSAKARETDGQNEAVGLASQIFDNQDFGYYKVTIERPDRRSAQFTAQNIASLRFDKALFEPMQYLYQQHGEQIYNAEYLAKTEPEISAWCEAQGIALNNKNKAKLLDVKTWEKAAALFQTASTLLEHFGSTQFDDFNQFKQAVEGRLKAEKISLSATEKKAIFNAVSWYNESAAKVIAKTLKLKPNELDALCQRYQCQADELADFGYYATGKAGEYLQYETSSDLRDSESIPLKQNIHDYFKAEVQPHISEAWLNMESVKIGYEISFNKYFYRHKPLRSLAEVAQDILALEKQADGLISEILGEIDE; this is encoded by the coding sequence ATGGATCATTCAGTTCATAACAAGCTGGTTTCTTTTATCTGGAGCATTGCAGACGATTGTCTGCGCGATGTCTATGTGCGCGGTAAATATCGTGATGTGATCTTGCCGATGTTTGTGCTTCGCCGTTTGGATACCTTACTTGAGCCAAGCAAAGAAGCGGTATTGGAAGAAGTACGCTTTCAAAAAGAAGAATTGGCCTTTACCGAATTGGATGACCTTCCCCTTAAAAAAATTACCGGCCATGTTTTTTATAACACCTCAAAATGGACATTAAAATCCCTCTATCAAACCGCCAGCAATACGCCGCAGTATATGCTGGCTAATTTTGAAGAATATCTTGATGGTTTTAGTGCCAACGTGCAGGAAATTATCAACTGCTTCAAGCTGCGTGAACAAATCCGCCATATGTCCCATAAAAATGTTTTGCTGAGTGTGTTGGAAAAATTTGTCTCCCCTTACATCAATCTTACCCCTAAAGAGCAACAAGACCCGGATGGCAACAAATTGCCCGCCTTGAGCAATCTGGGCATGGGCTATGTATTTGAAGAACTGATCCGTAAATTTAACGAAGAAAACAACGAAGAAGCCGGCGAACACTTTACGCCACGCGAAGTGATTGAGTTGATGACGCATTTGGTCTTTGATCCGCTCAAAAACCAAATCCCGGCGGCTATTACGATTTACGACCCGGCTTGCGGCAGCGGCGGTATGCTGACCGAATCACAAAACTTTATTGAACAAAAATATCCGCTGCCAGAATCGCAAGTTGAGCGCTCAATTTTCTTATTCGGTAAAGAAATCAACGACGAAACTTACGCCATCTGCAAATCCGACATGATGATTAAAGGCGATAATCCCGAAAACATCAAAGTCGGCTCCACCCTTGCCACCGACAGCTTCCAAGGCGAACACTTTGACTTCATGCTTTCCAATCCGCCATACGGCAAAAACTGGAGCAATGACCAAGCATATATTAAAGATGGCAAAGAGGTTATCGACAGCCGCTTCAAAGTCTCCCTGCCTGACTACTGGGGCAATGAAGAAACTCTTAATGCCACCCCGAGTGCTAGTGATGGACAGCTATTATTCCTAATGGAAATGGTCAGCAAAATGAAATCGCCGAATGACAACAAAATCGGCAGCCGAGTGGCCTCCGTGCACAACGGCTCAAGCCTTTTTACCGGCGATGCAGGTTCGGGGGAGAGCAATATCCGTCGCCATATCATTGAGAACGATTTGCTGGAGGCCATCGTACAGCTGCCCAACAAGCTATTCTACAATACAGACATTACCACCTACATTTGGCTGCTGTCCAACAACAAACCCGAAGCGCGCAAAGGCAAAGTACAGCTGATTGATGCCAGCCTCTTATTCCGTAAGCTGCGTAAAAAACTAGGCGAAAAAAACTGCGAATTTGCGCCGGAACATATTGCCGAAATTACCCAAAACTATCTTGATTTCAGCGCTAAAGCACGCGAAACCGACGGACAAAATGAAGCGGTCGGCTTAGCTTCGCAGATTTTTGACAATCAAGATTTCGGCTATTACAAAGTCACCATCGAACGCCCGGATCGTCGTTCTGCACAATTTACCGCCCAAAATATTGCGTCTTTACGTTTTGACAAAGCCCTGTTTGAGCCGATGCAATATCTTTATCAGCAACATGGCGAACAAATTTACAACGCCGAATATTTAGCCAAAACAGAGCCAGAAATCAGCGCTTGGTGTGAAGCGCAGGGCATTGCCTTAAACAATAAAAATAAGGCTAAGCTGTTGGATGTCAAAACGTGGGAAAAAGCCGCTGCACTTTTTCAGACGGCCTCAACCTTACTCGAACATTTCGGCTCAACCCAATTTGACGATTTCAACCAATTCAAACAAGCCGTGGAAGGCCGTCTGAAAGCCGAAAAAATCTCCCTCTCTGCCACAGAGAAAAAGGCCATTTTCAATGCCGTAAGCTGGTACAACGAAAGTGCCGCCAAAGTCATTGCCAAAACGCTTAAGCTCAAACCAAACGAATTAGACGCCCTTTGCCAACGCTACCAATGCCAAGCCGACGAGCTGGCAGACTTTGGCTATTACGCCACCGGCAAAGCAGGCGAATATCTCCAATACGAAACAAGCAGCGACTTGCGCGACAGCGAATCCATACCGCTTAAACAAAATATCCACGATTATTTCAAAGCCGAAGTGCAGCCGCACATCAGCGAAGCATGGCTGAATATGGAAAGTGTGAAAATCGGCTATGAAATCAGCTTTAATAAATATTTTTACCGCCACAAACCATTGCGCAGCCTTGCAGAAGTGGCCCAAGATATTTTGGCGTTAGAAAAACAGGCTGACGGCTTGATTAGTGAGATTTTAGGGGAAATCGATGAGTGA
- the ftsE gene encoding cell division ATP-binding protein FtsE, translating into MIRFEQVSKTYPGGFEALKNVSFQINKGEMIFIAGHSGSGKSTILKLISGITKPTKGKVWFNNQDLGTLSDNQIGFMRQHIGIVFQDHKILYDRNVLQNVILPLRISGYQPRKAEERARIAIEKVGLKGRENDMPITLSGGEQQRLCIARAVVHQPSLLIADEPSASLDRAYALDIMELFKTFHEAGTTVIVAAHDETLMADYGHRVLRLQKGRLA; encoded by the coding sequence ATGATCCGTTTCGAACAAGTTTCCAAAACCTATCCCGGCGGTTTCGAAGCCCTGAAAAATGTCAGTTTCCAGATTAACAAAGGTGAGATGATTTTTATTGCCGGCCATTCGGGTTCGGGCAAATCCACCATTTTGAAGCTGATTTCAGGCATTACCAAGCCCACCAAAGGCAAGGTTTGGTTCAACAATCAAGACCTCGGCACCTTGAGCGACAATCAGATCGGCTTTATGCGCCAACATATCGGCATTGTCTTCCAAGACCACAAAATCCTCTACGACCGCAATGTCTTGCAAAACGTTATCCTGCCTTTGCGGATTAGTGGCTACCAGCCGCGCAAAGCTGAAGAGCGCGCGCGTATTGCGATTGAGAAAGTCGGCTTGAAAGGCCGAGAAAACGATATGCCCATCACTTTGTCCGGCGGCGAACAACAACGTTTGTGCATCGCGCGCGCAGTGGTTCACCAACCCAGCCTGCTGATTGCCGACGAGCCGTCCGCCAGCCTCGACCGCGCCTATGCGCTGGATATTATGGAATTGTTCAAAACCTTCCATGAAGCAGGCACGACTGTGATCGTTGCGGCGCACGATGAAACGCTGATGGCGGATTACGGCCACCGCGTCTTGCGCCTGCAGAAAGGACGTCTCGCATGA
- the ftsX gene encoding permease-like cell division protein FtsX, with protein MSMIHYISLHVESARAALKELLRQPIGTLLTLLMLAVAMTLPLFMYLGIQSGQSVLGKLNESPQITVYMDTDAAGSDADTVKNLLQRDSRIDKVRFISKQEGLEELQTNLDQNLVSMLDGNPLPDVFIVTPDPATSPDQMQAIYKDITKLPRVESATMDTEWVQTLYRINEFIRKILWFLSLTLGMAFVLVAHNTIRLQILSRKEELEITKLLGAPASFIRRPFLYQAMWQSIFSAAVSLGLSAWLLAEVRPLVDAIFKPYGLNIGWRFFTFSEVSLVFGFVIALGIFGAWLATTQHLLGFKAKK; from the coding sequence ATGAGTATGATTCATTACATCTCGTTACACGTCGAATCGGCACGCGCCGCGCTCAAAGAGCTTTTGCGCCAACCCATCGGCACGCTGCTGACCCTGCTCATGCTTGCCGTTGCCATGACCTTGCCGCTGTTTATGTATTTGGGTATCCAAAGCGGACAAAGCGTATTGGGCAAACTCAACGAGTCGCCGCAGATTACGGTTTATATGGACACCGATGCGGCAGGTTCTGATGCCGATACGGTGAAAAACCTGCTCCAACGCGACAGCCGTATCGATAAAGTCCGCTTTATCAGCAAGCAGGAAGGTTTGGAAGAATTGCAGACCAATCTCGACCAAAACCTCGTTTCCATGCTCGATGGCAACCCGTTGCCCGACGTCTTTATCGTTACACCCGACCCTGCCACTTCTCCGGATCAGATGCAGGCCATCTATAAAGACATTACCAAACTGCCGCGCGTCGAATCGGCAACTATGGATACCGAATGGGTACAAACCCTTTATCGTATTAACGAATTTATCCGCAAGATTTTGTGGTTCCTCTCACTGACTTTGGGCATGGCCTTTGTCTTGGTGGCACACAACACCATCCGCCTGCAAATCCTCAGCCGCAAGGAAGAGTTGGAAATCACCAAGCTGTTGGGTGCGCCCGCTTCCTTCATCCGCCGGCCTTTCCTTTATCAGGCAATGTGGCAGAGTATTTTCTCCGCCGCCGTCAGCCTGGGGTTGTCGGCTTGGCTGCTGGCCGAAGTACGGCCGCTGGTGGACGCGATTTTCAAACCCTACGGCCTGAACATCGGCTGGCGTTTCTTCACATTTAGCGAAGTGTCGCTGGTATTCGGCTTCGTCATCGCGCTGGGCATATTCGGCGCATGGCTGGCCACCACGCAACACCTCTTAGGCTTCAAAGCCAAAAAATAA